From the bacterium genome, the window CACGGCCGGGTCCTGCTGGCGACGATCGCCACCTACGGCGACACGACCCACACCTTCGTCCAGCGCGACGGCTACCGCGGCGTCTTCCTGCCCGGCTACGAGCCGGTCGCCCCGACGCAGCCGGTCGAGGGGGCGGGGCTCGAGTTCGTCGACCACATCGTGGGCAACCAGGGCGACCGCGAGATGGAGCGGGTGGCGCGCTGGTACGAGGAGGTTTTCGGCTTCCACCGCATCTGGACCGTCGACGACAAGGACGTGTCGACCGCCCACTCGGCCCTGCGCAGCATCGTGGTCGCCAGCGTGAACGAGCGCATCAAGATGCCGATCAACGAGCCGGCCGACGGCTTCAAGAAGTCGCAGATCCAGGAGTACGTGGAGGCCAACTTCGGCCCCGGCGTCCAGCATGCGGCCATGTACTCGCACGACATCGTCGCCACGGTCGAGCGGCTCCGGCGCCACGGCGTCGAGTTCCTGGAGATCCCCGACGCCTACTACGAGACGCTGCTGGACCGCGTCGGGCCCATCGACGAGGATGTCGGCGTGCTGCGCCGGCACGGGATCCTCGTAGACCGCGACGACAGCGGCTACCTGTTGCAGCTGTTCACACGGCCTCTGCAGGACCGGCCCACGCTCTTCTTCGAGATCATCCAGCGCAAGGGCGCGCGCAGCTTCGGCA encodes:
- the hppD gene encoding 4-hydroxyphenylpyruvate dioxygenase, which gives rise to MSVPFEITGTDHLGFVVGNARQAAIYYQERFGFTPVAYKGLETGSRDASAWVLRQGKITLVLETPLKPDHHLNTHLARHGDAVQDIAFLVDDARRAWEWTTGHGARSVRGPEVREDAHGRVLLATIATYGDTTHTFVQRDGYRGVFLPGYEPVAPTQPVEGAGLEFVDHIVGNQGDREMERVARWYEEVFGFHRIWTVDDKDVSTAHSALRSIVVASVNERIKMPINEPADGFKKSQIQEYVEANFGPGVQHAAMYSHDIVATVERLRRHGVEFLEIPDAYYETLLDRVGPIDEDVGVLRRHGILVDRDDSGYLLQLFTRPLQDRPTLFFEIIQRKGARSFGKGNFKALFESIEREQARRGNL